In Ignavibacteria bacterium, the sequence GATTATTGGATCCTGCGAAACACCGGAACTATTAGTCAGTCGAACTTCAGACTCCCAGGTAACGCCATTATCAGTTGAACGCTTATAATAGATTTCCACATCATTGGTACGATTTTCCTGCCACACGATATGAACACTAGAGCCGGTTGACGAAATTGTTGGTAATGCTTTACTGGTTGGTTGATTTGTAAGCTGTAAATCAGATTCCCAGGTAACACCTTCGTTTGTTGATCTTTTATAGAATATTTCAGTATTACCATCTCTGGTATCCTGCCAAACAGCATGTAAAAAGCTGCCGCTTGATGAAAGATCTGAGTTAGTTGAAAACCCTGCTGCATTTGTCAGGCGAATATCGGGTTGCTGCCACTGTGCATAACAAATTCCAAATAACAATGAATAAAAACCAAATAAAATTGAAAATTTAAATATCTTTTTCATTTTACTAATACCATCTTTCTGGTTTGTGTAAAATCATCTGCAGTAAGCTTATAAAAATATACACCGCTTGAAGAGTTAGCTGCGTTCCAATCGGCAGAATATGTTCCTGCATTCAGTTTTTGGTTAACAAGGGTTTGAAGCTCTTTTCCGTTAACGTCATATATTACTATCTTAACTTCAGAACTTTGTTTAATCTGAAACTGAATATTAGTTACGGGATTAAACGGATTTGGATAGTTCTGCAATAGTGAAAATTCCTTTGGGATTTCATTGCTAATGTTTTTTATGCCGATAAATGGCGGGTCTTCTGATATGAGATATAACCCGCTCCCGTTTGAAAGCGCTGAAAATGTTTTTGAAGAGCGGGGTATTTCGGAAATAGATGTTATTGAACCATTTAAACCGTTAAATACGGGGTCTGAAAACCATGTTTCGCCGGCATTTGTTGTTATTCTGACTGTTCCGTTATCCCCGGAAACTGCTCCGCTGTCATTCCCACTGAAGAAAATTGAACGCAGTGTATTTGTTGTGCCGCTGTTTTTTAAAGACCATGTTGCGCCGTTATCGGTTGATTTAAATATCTTTCCCTGTGAACCCGCTATATAAAAATTAGTTGCATTAAAGTTCTGTCTCGTTCTTTGTGAAACACAGTACAGGTTAATTGTAGAGTCGGGCAGGCTTACGTTCATCCAGTTCTGACCTGAATTTGTAGTTCTTAATATTGTTCCTTTTTCGCCTACTGCAACAACAAAACCGCCATTCATACCTATTCCTTTAAGATTTCTGGTTGTTCCGCTCTGCTGAGCAGTCCAGTTAGCCCCAAGATTATAGCTAATCAGCAGCACGCCGTTATCGCCAGCACAATGCTGCGTGGCTGAACTAATATCAACAGCAAATAAATTTAAAGCGGTTACCTGTGGTGAAACCGCCCAGTTTTCTCCAAGATTAGTTGAACGAGTTATAGTTCCGTTATTGCCAACTGCAATTACTAACGGCTGAAAGGTTGTTGGCTGTATTTTCAATGCATTCAGGTTTTGTGATGTGCCGCTGTTTCTGGGAGTATAAATTATAGTGTCACCGCTTGATGTTTTATATATTGTACCGTTTGGACCAACGGTTATTCCAAAAGCAAAATCTGCGGCATTTGAATCTCCCACATTTACTTTTCCAAATGCTTCTGCAAATGCTGCAAATAACGTATGATATATTGATTTACACCCGCTGCTAAATGTAAAAGACATAGAAATACAGCAGCATAATGTTAAAATTGAAATAAATTTTTTCATTTTTTTCTCACTTTACTAAAACCATTTTTTTTGTTTGGATAATATCACCTGCAATTATTTTATAAAAATAAACGCCGCTTGAGTATTTACTGCCGTTAAAATCAACCTCGTAAGTACCGGGTTTTAAATGTTTATTAACAAGAGTTTCAACTTCTCTGCCTGATAGATCATAAATAATAAGCTTAACATCACTGCTATTTGTTAATTGAAAATTGATAATTGTATTGGGGTTAAACGGGTTGGGATAGTTTTGTGAAAGCGAAAACTCTTTCGGAATTTCTGTGCTGATCTGATTAATACCTATAACAGATATTACACTGTCTTCCGAGGCGACATATAAGGTGTTCGAATCTGACAGCGCAATAAATTTTTGCGGAAACAGGCTAAAAAGCGTTGGTGTTTTTATGCTTCCCGTTACATTAGAAAAATATGTATCTGTAAACCATAAATTGCCTCCGTTAGTTGTCATTCTGATGGTTCCGTTATCACCTGTAACAAATCCACTATCATCACTTGTAAAATAAATTGAACGCAACGTATTAGTGGTTCCGCTGTCTATCAATACCCAGTTTGCGCCGTAGTTTGTTGATTTATAAATCCTGCCCTGCGAACCGCAAATATAAAAAGGGTTAATATACGTTATTCCAATAGAGGCTGGATTAATTCCGTAAAAGTTTATGTTTGTATCAGCAAGGCTGACATTAATCCAGTTGAGACCTGAATTAGTGCTTCTCAAAATTGTTCCCTTATCTCCGGCTGCAACCACAAATTCTGTTTCGTCAAGATGAGCTGAGACTGCATTCAGTTTTCTTGAGGAACCGCTTGGGATAACAGCCCAGTTTAATCCAAAATTTGTTCCTCTGAGTATTGTACCATTATCACCAGCTGCAAATTGGTAGAATCTACCCCATCTAACAGCATTTAGATTTGCAGAAGTTACGGAATTAACAACATTCCATGTATTTCCGAAACTTAATGAACGAACTATAGTACCGTTATTGCCAACAGCAATCATCTCTTCACCGCTAGAGCGTATATCAAGGCTGTTTAGGTTTTGCGTAGTACCGCTTGCTTTAGGTATAAAATTAATAGTATCACTACCGGAAGATTTATAAATTGTGCCGTTTGGACCTATTCCAATTATAAATGATGATTCAAGACCTGATACATCAGTTTTACGATCAAAATGACTTGTTAATGCCAAGAAAAAAAAACTGTAAAACAATTGCTGGCTGCTTGTATTGCTGCAATTACCGTCTATCAAGCCTAAAGAAAGTGATGAACAAACCAAAATGTATGTAATAATTTTTTTCATAATAATTTTCTAATTTTAATTACTGAGTTCTTCTTACAGTAAATACTGCTATTATATTGTAGGTTGTAGTCCCGTCAGAAAAGATTCCGTTATATGTACCTTTTATCAATCCGCCAACACTTTCATACAAAGAAACCGTACCGGTAATTGAGCTTCCATTAAAGCTGCCGCCCTGGTAAGTCATAAACCCGAATGTAAACACAAAGCTGCCCGAAGTATTACCCGGAAAACTTACGGAAATATTCTGCTGTGTTGCCGTATCGTTTAACAAACAGTATGTGGAATTAGTAGAGCTGCTGTAAGATCCAATACATAGATTCCTGTCGTTAAAATGTAATGTATCTACTGGAACTGCACCATTATAAAGAATTACATACGCTGTAAATGATGTATCAACGGGATTGTTGCCGCCGCTATTTTGAAACGGGCTATCGCCGCCGCAAGAATAAACTATTATAGTTATTGCTGTAATTAACGGGAAAAATATTTTAAGTGTTTTCATATTTTGAGAAGTTAAATTTATTTAAACAGGCAAAAGCGCTTTGTAAAATGGATCTCACTCAGCGCTTTTTGCCTTGGTCGTCCTCTTTTTGGGGAGGTTCAAACTATTATTGATTAATTTAAGCGGACGACCAGATCCTGTGCAATTATATAGCTTAAAGTTTAACTCAGCAAAGAAATTTTTACTTGATTGTGGCAAGAATTTCTGTGCTTCAAGCTTAATAATGTGAATTTATATTGAATTTTAAATATTTATGTGAGATTTTACGGCAATTCTTTGTGGCACAAAAAATATGAAAAAAATACAGTTATTTGATTCTCTTAAATCTTTAAATAAAATAGAATTCCGTGAATTCGGGAAATTTGTAAGATCTCCTTACTTCAACAACAGGAGCGAGGTAATAAGATTTTATGATGCTATAAAAAAATACTACCCTGATTTCAAAACAGAAAAAATAGATGAGAGTAAGGTTTTTGAAGAAATATATCCGGGGAAAAAGTTTAGCAGCGTTTTGATGAGAAAAATTTACTCTTTATTTGTTAATCTGCTGATGGATTATATTGTAACTACCGGCTTCCGGAAAAACACACTCGAATATAATGTTAAGCTTTTATACTTTCTCTATGAAAGAAAACTTCCTGCCGAATTGGTAAAAAAATCTAAGCTAATAACCAATTTACTAAAGAACTCTTTTCACACTATTGAGTATTACGAATATAAATTTAAACATACAAGTAAGCTTAACGGCCATCTATCTGATTATGTAAGTATACCAGATTACCAGAAAGAACTGGATGACTTCATAGAGCAGTTTCTGGTTATAGCACTAGTATTATATCACAGATTATTAACAACCTCTAACCTGCATAAAATCAAATATGACCTGAAATTATATAAAGAGGTGCTTTTATTTATTGAAAACAATAATTTTGAAAACGTTACAATTGTTGCCATATATTACAACCTGGTAAAGCTTCTGGAAACACAGGATGAAAAGTATTTTTTAAAATTAATTAAACTTCGGGAAAAATTTAAGAAGAAATTAACACCTATTCTGCAATACAATATTTTCGTAACATTAGTAGATTACTCTTTAAACAGAATTTACAAGGGTGATATTGGTTTTAGAAAACATTTATATTTGCTGACCAAAAATTACTTTGAAAAGTTTACTTTCCCGGAAGAGAATAGCTATTTGAATCCGATTTTATACACTGGCGCAATCAGAAATGCAGCATATTTAAAGGAATTTGGGTGGATAAATAACTTTAAAAACAAGTATACAAAAGCAATTGACCCCGAAATACTAGAAGAAACTCTTAATTATTCAAATGCATTTATTGAGTTTGAAAAAGGTAATTATAAAGAATCCTTAAATTATGTTTGCAAAGTTAACCCGGTAAAAATAGCCGCTAAAACAAATTCAAAGAATTTATTTATTATGCTGTTTTATGAACTGGGATATTATGATGAGCTTGTTTCACAAATTGATTCATATAAGCATTTTCTCAGAAATAACGATGTGGGAGAGACTATCAGAAACAGATGTCTGCCATTTTTAAAATATCTTTCGGATTTACTGAAAATAAAGCAATCAGGCAATAAAAACAATCTGACATTGTTTTTAAAAAAACTAAATAATTCTGAATATTTTAACTTAAAAGAATGGATATTAAATAAAGCAGAAGAATTAATAAAATGAAAAACTCTCAGATATATAATGCTTTAAGATCTTTAACTCAAAATGAATTTCACGAGTTCGGAAAATTTATTAATTCACCATATTTTAATAACCGAAGCGAGGTAATAAGATTTTATGATGCCGTTAAAAAGCATTACCCTGATTTTAACATAAAAAAAGTTAACGAAGAAATGATATTTTCTAAAATTTATCCGAAGAAAATATTTAATGATGTACTGTTAAGGAAAGTTTTTTCGTTAACAACTAATTTGGTTGCAGATTTTCTTGCAATTTCTTCATTTAAAGAAAATGAACTTGAGTATAATGTGAAAATTGCTGATAAACTTCGCGAGAAAAAACTTTCCGTTATGTTCGAAAAAAGATCAAAGATAATAGAAAGCTTGTTTGATACTTTTCCGCATACTTTTGCTTACTATGAATCCAAATTCAATTTCACCACACTTAAAAACGGTTACTTTCTGCATACCGATGAAGGTAAAATGATAAAAGGGTTCCAGAAAGAAATTGACGATTTTATGGAATATTTTCTTTCGGTCAGTCTTTTGCTTTACATAAGACTTTCAGAATGGTCAAAAGCAAGAAGCATAAAATTTGATCTGAAATTTTATGATGAGGTATTAAATCATATTAAAAAGTATGATTATAATAATAACCCTTTAATAAACCTGTATTATAATATGCTGATGCTCTTGAATACAGAAGAGGAAAAATATTTTTATGAACTGCAGCAGGGAAGAAAAAACTTTGAAAACAAGCTGAGTCCCGGCGACGATTATAATGCAGTAATAACTTTAATGCAGTATTGTTATAAAAAAGTACAAAAGGGCGATAGTGACTTCAGAAGAAGACAGTTTGAGATGGTAAACATTGTACTAGATAAAAACATGCTGCCACCCGGGAATATTGAACCATATTTTTTCATTAACAGCGTCAGGAATGCAGCATTTATCAGAGAATTTGAATGGTGCACTAATTTCATTGAAAAATATAAATCACGATTAAACAAAGAAAGATTAAGCGAAACTGTCAGTTTTTCAAATGCATTGTTGGAATTTTGTAAAGGTAATTATGACACTGCACTTAATTGCATTTCCGCATTTAATACAGAGCGTTCAACAATAAAAACAGAGTTCAGGAATATACAGCTTATAATATATTATGAACTAAATTTTACCGATGAGCTATATTCACTAATAGATTCATATAAACATTTTCTCTCACGTGATAAGGATATAGCAGAAAAAACCAAAGAAATGTGTTCTGATTTCATAAAAATGTTCGTTAAGCTTGAAAAAATTAAACATGATGAAAATTCAGAAGCAGCTATTTTGCTTAAAAATGAAGTGGAAAAAAAACCATATTTCAATATGAAAGAGTGGTTTTTCTTAAAGCTTGATGAAATTATAAAAAAAAGCCGGAAGTGATCCGGCTTATATTCATTCTATTATTCAGATATTATTTTATTAAAATCATCTTCTTCACCGCTGAAAATTCATTCATTTCCAGTTTGTAAAAATACACCCCGCTTGAATAATTCGATGCGTTCCAGTCAAAATTGTAACTTCCGGCATCAAGATTATTATTCAGCAGGGATGCAACTTCCCTGCCAAGAATATCATACACGGAAAGTTTTACTAATCCTGCCTTAGGTAATTGAAATTTTATATTTGTAACCGGGTTGAAAGGGTTTGGAAAGTTTTGAGAAAGCGAATAACCCGAAGGTATTTCGCTTGAGATATTATTTATGCCAATAGGATTAGTACCTATCACAAAATTCAGAGACCACGCTTTAAGCATACCAGTATTTCCGGAGGTTCTGTCGTATATTTTCAGTATCCACGATCCGTTAACATTTGAGTTATTGAACACTGAAAGTTCTTTAGTTGGTCTAAATGAACCGGTAAATGGCGCCGTACCGCCGGAAATTGGATTTGCAGCGGAATCGTTAAGCACGGTATTAATAAAATTATCACCTGAGCCTCCGACCTGGTAAATAGCTGTATCAGTGATTCCGTTATGAACTAAATAGAATTCAAGGTCACCGTCATTTGGATGCAGTACAGTATCAATTTTGAGATTAACATCATAAACATAATAATTCGCCGGTGCGGTATAATCAACAGATATAGTATCATAAGCATTTTGAAGGTCTCCAATAGTTTTTGTTAATCCGCTTTTGGTGAACTCATTTGTAAATACTGATACCGGAGAATATTTGATTATCGCAATATCATTGCCGGTAGTATAATTATTGCTGTTACTGTTACCTGTAGTGTAAACATTTCCGTTCTGGTCAACGCCTACTGAAATAGCCAGATCAGTACTGTTTGTAGATAAACCGTTATATATCTTTGCCCACTGAAGTGATCCATTAGTATTGTATTTAACAGTCGCTATATTAGTATTGCCGTAAATATTTCCTATCACACAAACTCCGTTGTTATTATCAACTGCAATATCATAACCTGAATAACCATCCGGCACTGACCCGCCGTTGTAATTCCTTAACCATTGCAGGTTTCCGGCCGGGTCATATTTAATTGTAGTAATAGAGTATGAAAGCGGAAAGCCTGGCGCGCCGCTTTCCCCGGTAACATATACATTGCCTGAATTATCGGTAACTATAGCTCTTGGAATATCCG encodes:
- a CDS encoding T9SS type A sorting domain-containing protein, whose protein sequence is MKKIITYILVCSSLSLGLIDGNCSNTSSQQLFYSFFFLALTSHFDRKTDVSGLESSFIIGIGPNGTIYKSSGSDTINFIPKASGTTQNLNSLDIRSSGEEMIAVGNNGTIVRSLSFGNTWNVVNSVTSANLNAVRWGRFYQFAAGDNGTILRGTNFGLNWAVIPSGSSRKLNAVSAHLDETEFVVAAGDKGTILRSTNSGLNWINVSLADTNINFYGINPASIGITYINPFYICGSQGRIYKSTNYGANWVLIDSGTTNTLRSIYFTSDDSGFVTGDNGTIRMTTNGGNLWFTDTYFSNVTGSIKTPTLFSLFPQKFIALSDSNTLYVASEDSVISVIGINQISTEIPKEFSLSQNYPNPFNPNTIINFQLTNSSDVKLIIYDLSGREVETLVNKHLKPGTYEVDFNGSKYSSGVYFYKIIAGDIIQTKKMVLVK
- a CDS encoding SBBP repeat-containing protein, with amino-acid sequence MKIINRFLIMTFCFLCSVQLQAQVQQEWVQRFTSDSVRNEAVNDMFVDAQGNVYVTGSQRQTTNTNIQSVTVKYNSQGVQQWIQNYIAPNDNGAFTRAIHVDASGNVYVTGESDIVSGGANKMLVIKYDADGTQLWSYRFSYSSAYNGGYDIVTDLTGNVYVTGEYATNVTTLNNVFIAKFSPAGALIGQTFYNYGSEGGRRIALDGAGKIIVGGYCNINLPDSSRFVVLKYEQNLDFVWAARCGSKGSGSPASPFDMTVDINSNILLTGINNSDYAVFKINPDGTLSWNNFYHYSSDIPRAIVTDNSGNVYVTGESGAPGFPLSYSITTIKYDPAGNLQWLRNYNGGSVPDGYSGYDIAVDNNNGVCVIGNIYGNTNIATVKYNTNGSLQWAKIYNGLSTNSTDLAISVGVDQNGNVYTTGNSNSNNYTTGNDIAIIKYSPVSVFTNEFTKSGLTKTIGDLQNAYDTISVDYTAPANYYVYDVNLKIDTVLHPNDGDLEFYLVHNGITDTAIYQVGGSGDNFINTVLNDSAANPISGGTAPFTGSFRPTKELSVFNNSNVNGSWILKIYDRTSGNTGMLKAWSLNFVIGTNPIGINNISSEIPSGYSLSQNFPNPFNPVTNIKFQLPKAGLVKLSVYDILGREVASLLNNNLDAGSYNFDWNASNYSSGVYFYKLEMNEFSAVKKMILIK
- a CDS encoding T9SS type A sorting domain-containing protein, which gives rise to MKKFISILTLCCCISMSFTFSSGCKSIYHTLFAAFAEAFGKVNVGDSNAADFAFGITVGPNGTIYKTSSGDTIIYTPRNSGTSQNLNALKIQPTTFQPLVIAVGNNGTITRSTNLGENWAVSPQVTALNLFAVDISSATQHCAGDNGVLLISYNLGANWTAQQSGTTRNLKGIGMNGGFVVAVGEKGTILRTTNSGQNWMNVSLPDSTINLYCVSQRTRQNFNATNFYIAGSQGKIFKSTDNGATWSLKNSGTTNTLRSIFFSGNDSGAVSGDNGTVRITTNAGETWFSDPVFNGLNGSITSISEIPRSSKTFSALSNGSGLYLISEDPPFIGIKNISNEIPKEFSLLQNYPNPFNPVTNIQFQIKQSSEVKIVIYDVNGKELQTLVNQKLNAGTYSADWNAANSSSGVYFYKLTADDFTQTRKMVLVK